One Lactobacillus sp. CBA3606 DNA segment encodes these proteins:
- a CDS encoding ISL3 family transposase — protein MNKDTKFLLGIKDQNIKKVTIINNIQEKGPIEVQAVLDYRPKACPKCGVLNRKSIIRYGWRQVKVKLLRSSERDVLLHLKKRNFKCKVCNSYFLAATTLTQRNHTISNNVRIACLEKLSEPVTMTHIAHELNISSSTVVSMLKTYERDLLTHYDWLPSVICMDEIKSTKDANGSMSFVFMDGETHQFIDILESRTLASLEKYFNRYTKAARMGVKVIVTDMNYTYPELVSVFPEAIIVTDRFHIVKSAVVGFNQTRIRVMKQFAKSNIKYKALKRYWKLLLKPNEKLDIKNYRHYSFIAGRHTQNQIVEEMLEFDPDLKRAYDALHTLRSAVKYRDLPRLRQVLAASNQFPEEMEKHFLKLRDSQESIENALRYQYSNGPLEGTNNKIKVLKHTAYGFGNFNNFRLRIHLMFALKKGA, from the coding sequence ATGAATAAGGATACTAAATTTTTATTGGGAATTAAAGACCAAAACATCAAAAAAGTAACTATTATCAATAACATTCAAGAAAAAGGACCAATCGAGGTTCAAGCAGTTTTGGACTATCGTCCAAAAGCGTGTCCAAAGTGCGGCGTGCTCAACAGAAAAAGTATCATTCGTTATGGCTGGCGGCAAGTAAAAGTTAAGCTACTTAGGAGCAGTGAGCGAGACGTTTTACTGCATCTAAAGAAACGGAACTTTAAGTGTAAAGTGTGCAACAGCTATTTTTTAGCAGCAACTACGCTAACGCAACGGAATCATACAATCTCTAATAATGTTCGCATCGCTTGCTTAGAGAAGCTAAGTGAACCGGTGACCATGACACACATTGCTCACGAATTGAATATTTCAAGTAGTACAGTTGTCTCAATGTTAAAGACCTACGAACGTGATTTGTTGACCCATTATGATTGGTTGCCAAGTGTCATTTGCATGGATGAAATCAAGTCAACCAAAGATGCCAACGGTTCGATGAGTTTCGTCTTTATGGATGGAGAAACTCATCAATTTATAGATATCTTAGAATCGAGAACACTTGCTAGTCTTGAAAAATACTTTAACCGTTATACGAAAGCAGCCCGAATGGGTGTCAAAGTTATTGTAACGGATATGAATTATACGTACCCTGAGCTAGTGTCAGTATTTCCAGAGGCCATAATCGTTACTGACCGGTTTCACATCGTGAAATCGGCGGTGGTAGGCTTTAATCAAACTCGTATTCGCGTCATGAAACAATTTGCTAAATCAAATATTAAATATAAAGCACTAAAGAGATATTGGAAACTACTCTTAAAACCTAACGAGAAACTTGATATCAAGAACTATAGGCACTATTCCTTTATTGCCGGACGCCATACCCAAAATCAAATTGTTGAAGAGATGCTGGAATTTGATCCAGATTTAAAACGAGCCTATGACGCCTTGCATACACTCAGAAGCGCCGTCAAATATCGAGATTTACCCCGTTTAAGACAGGTTCTGGCTGCTAGTAATCAATTTCCAGAGGAAATGGAGAAACATTTTTTGAAACTACGAGATAGCCAAGAGTCGATTGAGAACGCACTTAGATATCAATATTCAAATGGTCCTTTGGAAGGGACAAATAACAAAATCAAAGTTTTAAAACATACCGCCTATGGTTTTGGAAATTTCAATAATTTCAGATTGCGTATACATTTAATGTTCGCATTAAAAAAAGGTGCTTAG
- a CDS encoding DMT family transporter, with protein sequence MTRQHHLRGVLLASTACVLWGVSGVAASHLFLNNPRITAMWLTQIRMISAGLILLLCSQLGGAKPLHLFAHARDGWQVVSYGLLGLIPVQLCYFEAVKVGNAPVATIIQFLGPFIISIYFLIFKHVRPTRAEGIGMLMAFIGTLLIVTHGHLNSLAISPAVLFWGGLSAVGVATNTLIPRSLLPRFGAPTVTGWGLLIAGIFLMALQPMWQLHLTLTISEISLIGLIIILGTVVPFWLFARSLSDILPTTASLLDAFEPLAATICSVLFLHIQLTSFDLFGGLLIILAVMVLSLNVRQMLHQLHQRLS encoded by the coding sequence ATGACACGTCAACATCATTTACGGGGCGTCCTTTTAGCCAGTACTGCGTGCGTTTTATGGGGCGTCTCGGGGGTTGCTGCTAGCCATTTATTCCTTAACAATCCCCGGATTACGGCGATGTGGCTCACCCAGATTCGCATGATTAGTGCCGGCCTAATCTTATTACTATGTAGTCAACTAGGCGGTGCTAAGCCACTGCACTTATTTGCGCATGCTCGTGACGGTTGGCAAGTCGTTAGTTACGGTTTACTCGGACTCATTCCCGTTCAACTTTGCTATTTTGAGGCCGTTAAAGTCGGCAATGCACCGGTGGCAACCATTATTCAATTTTTAGGCCCATTTATTATTAGTATTTATTTTTTAATTTTTAAACACGTCCGGCCGACCCGAGCTGAAGGGATTGGGATGTTAATGGCCTTTATTGGTACCCTCCTGATTGTGACCCATGGACATTTAAATAGTTTAGCTATTTCACCCGCCGTTCTATTCTGGGGTGGGTTATCAGCAGTCGGCGTTGCCACCAACACCTTAATTCCACGTTCGTTATTACCAAGATTTGGCGCCCCCACAGTTACCGGTTGGGGCCTGCTGATTGCGGGGATTTTCTTGATGGCCTTACAACCAATGTGGCAGTTGCATCTCACCTTAACCATTAGTGAAATCAGCCTGATTGGCTTAATTATTATACTAGGAACCGTCGTGCCTTTTTGGTTATTTGCCCGCAGCTTAAGCGATATCTTACCGACGACCGCTAGCCTGCTAGATGCGTTTGAACCCTTGGCAGCGACTATTTGTTCTGTCTTATTTTTACACATTCAACTCACTAGCTTTGATTTGTTTGGTGGTCTCTTGATTATCCTGGCAGTCATGGTATTATCGCTGAATGTTCGTCAGATGCTGCACCAGCTCCATCAACGACTGAGCTAA
- a CDS encoding alpha/beta hydrolase — MLRKLKFLKWLVLALVLVVGLSGCTKAATSTAPTASHVSKKKQSPYLKSTRPTLYVHGFQGSAKSTNTLIKHAEKTAHANKVLVATVSTTGTVTLTGHWSAQARNPIIQVVFKNNLAQYDQQSAWLAKVITTVQAQHAFKTYNIVAHSAGCVASVNMAMTTQANGFPKLKKLVTIAGPFDGVVGEDDVANQNTFLSSGAPKYLHAAYDLLAAKRTHFPRGVQLLNVVGNLDDGTNSDSLVTNVSARSIKYLLRGRDVHYTEADFHGKKAQHMQLHENAKVALTVNRYLWHR; from the coding sequence ATGTTACGAAAATTAAAGTTCCTTAAATGGCTTGTCTTAGCGCTAGTGCTGGTTGTTGGGTTAAGCGGTTGTACTAAAGCGGCAACTTCAACGGCACCGACTGCTAGTCATGTGAGCAAAAAGAAGCAGTCCCCTTATCTTAAAAGTACGCGGCCCACGTTGTATGTGCACGGGTTTCAAGGCAGTGCTAAGTCAACTAATACGTTGATTAAACATGCCGAAAAAACGGCCCATGCCAATAAGGTGCTCGTTGCCACGGTTAGTACCACGGGGACAGTGACGTTAACGGGGCACTGGTCAGCGCAAGCACGCAACCCAATTATTCAAGTCGTTTTTAAGAATAATTTAGCGCAATATGACCAGCAAAGTGCGTGGTTGGCAAAAGTCATTACCACTGTGCAAGCGCAGCATGCGTTTAAAACGTATAATATTGTGGCGCATTCTGCGGGGTGTGTGGCAAGTGTTAATATGGCAATGACGACGCAAGCCAACGGTTTTCCGAAGCTGAAAAAGTTAGTCACCATTGCAGGCCCCTTTGATGGGGTCGTGGGTGAAGACGATGTCGCTAATCAAAATACGTTTTTGTCATCTGGTGCCCCTAAATATTTGCATGCGGCCTATGACTTGTTAGCGGCTAAACGAACGCACTTTCCACGTGGGGTCCAGTTGTTAAATGTGGTCGGTAATTTAGATGATGGTACGAACTCTGACAGCTTAGTGACCAATGTTTCGGCACGGTCAATCAAGTATCTGTTACGAGGGCGTGACGTGCATTACACGGAAGCCGACTTCCATGGTAAAAAGGCGCAACATATGCAGTTGCATGAAAATGCTAAGGTCGCATTGACCGTGAATCGGTATCTATGGCATCGCTAA
- a CDS encoding ECF transporter S component, with protein sequence MDSTKRLRKLVFTGLFAAIIFIGISVIRIPLPAIVGRPFIHFGNILTVIAVMLVGFGYGAAAGAIGLGLFDVLNGYAATAWITVLEALILAAVVSLTFRAVGYDEQHLVKLYVVALMAGVIKVVTSWGSGVIMALMAGTTLKVAVIGAFSSLLAAVINAVACVILVPILYRLLVRLGFNRQRFN encoded by the coding sequence ATGGATAGCACTAAGCGATTAAGAAAACTGGTGTTTACTGGATTATTTGCGGCAATTATATTTATTGGGATTAGTGTGATTCGAATTCCATTACCGGCAATCGTTGGCCGGCCTTTTATTCATTTTGGTAATATTTTAACGGTCATTGCAGTGATGTTGGTGGGGTTTGGTTATGGCGCCGCTGCTGGGGCGATTGGCCTGGGCCTATTCGACGTATTGAATGGTTATGCCGCAACGGCTTGGATCACAGTCTTAGAGGCGCTGATTTTGGCCGCTGTCGTTAGCTTGACTTTTCGGGCAGTTGGGTATGATGAACAGCATCTCGTTAAGCTATACGTGGTTGCCTTGATGGCCGGGGTGATTAAAGTGGTGACGTCATGGGGGAGTGGCGTGATCATGGCCCTGATGGCCGGCACCACTTTAAAAGTAGCGGTGATTGGCGCTTTTAGTAGCTTATTAGCTGCGGTGATTAATGCCGTTGCGTGTGTGATATTAGTCCCAATTTTATATCGTTTATTAGTTAGACTAGGGTTTAATCGCCAGCGCTTTAATTAA
- a CDS encoding MFS transporter, protein MEVKGNRLLLLIGTAWLFDALDVALLSFIMPVIKESWQLSAGQLGAVGAVTSLGMIIGALGCGYLADKIGRKPVLIATLLLFSIGNLLLTLTPNVGWFLVVRLITGIGLGGELPVAAAVIADNFTGTKRARMLVLVDSFWAFGWILASILAFLVMPRFGWRLTVLITALMGVYALLMRRHLPDPKPITSHKLGFGPALKRIWSTEYRQTTICMSILWFVIMFVYYGLFLWLPSVLVLRGFSIVHSFGYTILMSLAQLPGYYLAAWLIGKLPRKLVLAIYMFGTMLSAAAFGVATSETMLLISGAWLSFFTLGAWGIMIAFTPGQFEVSIRGMGMGFAQSIGRIGATIGPYLIGILIAIGFKIPAIFAIFVGALLIGILVVLLGLRDADR, encoded by the coding sequence ATGGAAGTAAAGGGCAATCGGCTCTTGTTACTAATCGGAACTGCGTGGCTTTTTGATGCATTGGATGTGGCCTTATTATCATTTATTATGCCGGTCATTAAGGAAAGCTGGCAGTTGTCAGCGGGTCAATTGGGGGCCGTGGGGGCGGTAACCTCATTAGGAATGATTATTGGTGCGCTCGGCTGTGGTTATTTAGCCGATAAGATTGGGCGTAAACCAGTACTAATTGCAACTTTGTTATTATTTTCAATTGGAAATTTATTATTGACATTAACGCCAAATGTTGGCTGGTTTTTAGTGGTCCGGTTAATTACTGGCATCGGCTTGGGTGGGGAACTCCCAGTAGCTGCGGCAGTAATTGCGGATAATTTTACCGGAACTAAGCGAGCGCGAATGCTGGTTTTGGTTGATAGTTTTTGGGCTTTTGGTTGGATCTTAGCGTCAATTTTAGCATTTTTAGTCATGCCACGGTTTGGCTGGCGATTGACGGTCCTAATCACAGCCTTAATGGGGGTATATGCCCTATTAATGCGCCGTCATTTACCAGATCCGAAACCAATCACGAGTCATAAGTTAGGTTTTGGCCCAGCTTTGAAACGAATCTGGTCAACGGAATATCGGCAAACGACAATTTGCATGAGTATTTTATGGTTTGTCATTATGTTTGTTTATTATGGGCTGTTTTTATGGCTGCCAAGTGTCTTAGTGTTGCGCGGATTTTCAATCGTGCATAGCTTTGGCTATACGATTCTGATGAGTCTAGCGCAATTACCTGGCTATTATTTAGCCGCATGGTTGATTGGTAAGCTACCACGGAAGCTTGTTTTAGCGATTTACATGTTCGGCACCATGCTTAGCGCTGCTGCCTTTGGGGTAGCGACCTCAGAAACGATGCTTTTAATCAGTGGTGCTTGGTTGTCGTTCTTCACATTAGGTGCCTGGGGGATTATGATTGCATTCACGCCGGGTCAATTTGAAGTCAGCATTCGTGGGATGGGCATGGGATTTGCGCAGTCAATTGGTCGCATTGGCGCAACCATTGGACCTTATTTGATTGGGATTCTAATTGCTATCGGGTTCAAGATTCCTGCCATTTTTGCTATTTTTGTTGGCGCCTTATTAATCGGTATTTTAGTAGTCCTATTAGGCTTACGTGATGCTGATCGTTAA
- a CDS encoding class I SAM-dependent methyltransferase: MQSVQITGNSQRKVEDGYPLLVEEDLKDPSLRLTDGSFVRLMASSQFMGYALIAKHRRQLGWVLSLDETQTPTPDYFRKLFKQALIRRETSIDGRLPHRVFNAAGDGLGGVTVDRYDDYYVFTWYAEGVYQQRDMIYAAFETATDHQFKGIYAKLRFNVEEANLKSQLVTGTEAPEPLLVTEGEVTYPVNLKDDLTTGLLLDMRPIRDWIASAELQGKTVLNLFSQENGITAAAAVAGAAKTISIETNKKGATATAEQLAMNNIDPDKHEIRTIEANRYLDYTEKHHLSYDVVVVTAPTFARIKKQKFQVATDLTALLTQALPTVRRDGQLVVATTANNFSMNKFKEAVTAAFDGSDRQFTITETFRLPADFVTRKAYLASNYLKVLVLTLDK, translated from the coding sequence ATGCAAAGCGTACAAATTACAGGTAATTCTCAACGAAAAGTCGAAGATGGCTATCCGTTATTAGTGGAAGAAGATTTAAAGGATCCCAGCTTACGATTGACAGATGGGTCGTTCGTAAGATTGATGGCCAGTTCGCAATTTATGGGCTATGCCTTGATTGCCAAGCATCGCCGGCAATTAGGCTGGGTTTTGAGCTTAGATGAAACGCAAACCCCAACGCCAGATTACTTCCGGAAATTATTCAAGCAAGCCTTGATTCGGCGGGAAACGTCGATTGATGGTCGCTTACCACACCGGGTATTTAATGCAGCTGGGGATGGCTTAGGCGGCGTGACCGTTGACCGTTATGATGACTATTATGTCTTTACTTGGTATGCCGAAGGGGTCTATCAACAACGCGATATGATTTATGCGGCGTTTGAGACGGCAACTGATCATCAATTCAAGGGTATTTATGCGAAGTTACGGTTTAACGTGGAAGAAGCCAACTTGAAGAGTCAGCTCGTGACTGGAACGGAAGCACCAGAACCATTACTGGTTACTGAAGGTGAAGTAACTTACCCCGTTAACTTGAAAGATGATTTAACGACCGGCTTGTTGTTAGATATGCGACCGATCCGTGATTGGATTGCGAGTGCCGAACTTCAAGGTAAAACGGTCTTAAACTTGTTCAGTCAAGAAAATGGGATTACAGCGGCCGCTGCCGTGGCTGGTGCCGCTAAGACCATCTCGATTGAAACCAATAAAAAAGGGGCAACTGCGACTGCTGAGCAATTGGCGATGAACAATATTGATCCTGATAAGCACGAAATTCGGACAATTGAAGCAAACCGTTACTTGGATTACACTGAGAAACATCATTTGAGTTATGACGTTGTCGTGGTAACGGCCCCAACTTTTGCCCGGATTAAAAAGCAAAAGTTCCAAGTAGCGACTGATTTGACGGCCTTATTGACTCAAGCCCTACCAACTGTTCGGCGCGATGGTCAATTGGTTGTTGCAACGACGGCTAACAACTTCTCAATGAATAAGTTCAAGGAAGCTGTAACAGCGGCGTTTGATGGAAGTGATCGGCAGTTTACGATTACCGAAACGTTCCGCTTACCAGCTGATTTTGTGACACGGAAAGCTTATCTGGCT
- a CDS encoding NUDIX domain-containing protein: MNVSKVVNRPLISITNVIWSFDPVTQQLLVLLLQRSTAPFKGTWGLPTTYLRADESADAAALRLVREKLGVTLPSLHTEQLATFTNVHRASGERELALTYMVYLPVKPTLIPGYGAKAVQWFTVTPAGERDDLVTADLVFKGLPDSVSRAAYYANPMRYATAAGLTADHTLILRTALTRVRNRLAYAPTILLVLGVQFTLKQARELYAIIQRKSVTAIDNSNFRKTHVHLFDEIGLTQKQGSGRPAKVYRLKTVVDS; the protein is encoded by the coding sequence ATGAATGTCTCAAAAGTGGTCAATCGACCTTTAATTAGTATTACCAATGTTATTTGGAGCTTTGATCCGGTAACGCAACAGTTACTCGTGCTATTATTGCAGCGGTCAACGGCACCGTTTAAGGGAACGTGGGGGTTACCGACGACTTATTTGCGGGCGGATGAGAGTGCGGATGCGGCGGCGTTGCGCTTAGTACGCGAAAAATTAGGTGTTACGTTGCCCAGCTTGCATACCGAACAACTAGCAACGTTTACGAACGTGCATCGAGCCAGTGGGGAACGTGAATTAGCGTTGACCTATATGGTTTATTTACCCGTTAAGCCAACTTTAATACCAGGCTATGGGGCTAAAGCGGTCCAATGGTTTACGGTAACTCCCGCGGGTGAGCGTGATGATTTAGTCACGGCGGATTTGGTATTTAAAGGGTTACCTGATTCAGTGAGTCGGGCAGCTTACTATGCTAATCCAATGCGGTATGCGACGGCGGCCGGATTGACGGCAGATCATACGTTGATTTTACGAACAGCCTTGACGCGAGTTCGAAATCGGTTAGCCTATGCGCCGACCATTTTGTTAGTTTTGGGTGTCCAGTTCACATTGAAGCAAGCGCGTGAATTGTATGCGATTATCCAACGAAAGTCCGTTACCGCCATTGATAATTCCAATTTCCGCAAAACTCACGTGCATCTATTTGATGAAATTGGTCTAACTCAAAAACAAGGTTCTGGGCGACCAGCGAAAGTCTATCGCTTGAAAACGGTGGTTGACAGTTAA
- a CDS encoding HAMP domain-containing sensor histidine kinase, with translation MKLIYQQMLSFFAVIITVIVVLGFAFIRTTKTMIYQNSWQQLQQYATSIEKEAIRYNTKTHKVVGFNQQFLNDGTAILRDQHIHFSVYDANKKIVYPNPLDMSNVPSGSFYAPSISASDWKKLKRNKTITKSPHVSFKSRRHDRPVNTPSLKTIDVLVPLFYKNGTTKKFVGAISIGSFEQTLQANEQQIENNLFIALLVSGITALLLSYILARYSVRRINRLRYATHSVANGDFDIQVDSNHKDEIDDLADDFNGMVTSLRASDDEIKRQEQRRREFMADAAHEMRTPLTTINGLLEGLAYDAIPEEDKGHSIELMQNETKRLIRLVNENLDYEKIRTGQIALNKTNFDGTTVLNNLVEQLTKKSAAADDQFKLTMPAELPVWADYDRFVQVLFNIMQNAIQFSQNSMIEVTAHRTAHAAVVAVQDHGIGMTPDQVKNIWERYYKADPSRKNTTYGESGLGLAISHQLVQQHGGSIAVASEANQGTCFTVTFPDKGFDKPIIED, from the coding sequence ATGAAACTGATCTACCAACAAATGTTGTCCTTTTTTGCCGTCATAATTACCGTCATCGTGGTACTCGGGTTCGCATTTATTCGGACCACGAAAACCATGATTTACCAAAATTCATGGCAGCAATTACAGCAATATGCAACGAGTATTGAAAAGGAAGCCATTCGTTATAATACGAAAACGCATAAGGTGGTTGGCTTTAATCAACAATTCTTAAACGATGGGACTGCTATTTTACGGGACCAACATATTCATTTTTCGGTTTATGATGCCAATAAAAAGATCGTTTATCCGAATCCGTTGGACATGAGTAATGTGCCGAGTGGGTCCTTTTATGCGCCGAGCATTTCAGCCAGTGACTGGAAAAAGTTGAAGCGCAACAAGACAATTACCAAGTCGCCACACGTTAGCTTTAAGTCACGCCGCCATGATCGGCCAGTCAATACGCCATCTTTGAAGACGATTGATGTGTTAGTCCCGTTATTTTACAAAAATGGGACTACGAAAAAGTTCGTCGGCGCCATTTCAATCGGGTCATTTGAACAAACGTTACAAGCCAATGAGCAGCAGATTGAAAATAATCTGTTCATTGCCTTGTTAGTTTCAGGAATTACGGCGTTACTGTTGAGCTATATCCTAGCCCGCTATTCGGTTCGGCGGATTAATCGCCTGCGCTATGCGACGCATTCAGTGGCTAACGGTGATTTTGATATTCAAGTGGATAGTAATCACAAAGATGAAATTGATGATTTGGCCGATGATTTTAACGGCATGGTGACGTCATTGCGGGCTTCGGATGATGAAATCAAACGGCAAGAGCAACGGCGCCGTGAGTTTATGGCGGATGCGGCCCATGAGATGCGGACGCCGCTAACCACAATTAATGGGTTGTTAGAGGGGTTAGCGTATGATGCGATTCCGGAAGAGGATAAGGGCCATTCGATTGAGTTAATGCAAAATGAAACCAAGCGTTTGATTCGGTTAGTCAACGAGAACTTAGACTACGAAAAAATCCGGACTGGTCAGATTGCATTGAATAAGACCAATTTTGATGGCACCACGGTTTTAAATAATTTAGTTGAACAACTCACAAAGAAATCAGCGGCAGCGGATGACCAATTCAAGCTTACTATGCCTGCCGAATTACCTGTTTGGGCGGATTATGATCGGTTTGTGCAAGTGTTATTCAACATTATGCAAAATGCGATTCAGTTTTCACAAAACAGTATGATTGAAGTGACGGCCCACCGCACGGCCCATGCAGCTGTTGTGGCGGTTCAAGATCATGGTATCGGGATGACTCCCGACCAAGTGAAAAATATTTGGGAACGGTATTACAAGGCAGATCCATCACGTAAAAATACGACCTATGGTGAATCTGGCTTAGGCTTAGCGATTTCTCATCAATTGGTCCAACAACATGGTGGGTCGATTGCGGTTGCGAGTGAAGCTAATCAGGGCACTTGCTTTACGGTGACCTTCCCGGATAAAGGCTTTGATAAACCAATAATTGAAGATTAA
- a CDS encoding response regulator transcription factor, whose translation MKLLMIEDNKSVSEMMAMFFKKEQWDAHFAYEGNEAVKMFNEDVDGWDMVTLDLNLPGKDGMQVSADIRKVSPTVPIIMLTARDSESDQVLGLEMGADDYVTKPFSPITLIARIKALHRRADLGKNTTAEPVENVVSDFDVQTDHFKLNTKTREAYLADQQIADLTPKEFDLLKTLAQKPRQVFSREQLLQLVWDYEYYGDERTVDAHIKKLRQKIEKAGPQIIQTVWGVGYKFDDSGVDAK comes from the coding sequence ATGAAATTACTAATGATTGAAGATAATAAATCAGTTTCTGAAATGATGGCGATGTTTTTTAAAAAGGAACAATGGGATGCTCATTTTGCCTATGAGGGTAATGAAGCAGTCAAGATGTTTAATGAAGATGTCGATGGCTGGGATATGGTGACCCTTGATTTAAACTTGCCTGGTAAAGATGGCATGCAAGTTAGTGCAGATATTCGCAAAGTTTCACCAACTGTACCAATTATTATGTTAACGGCGCGTGACTCAGAGAGTGATCAAGTTTTGGGCTTGGAAATGGGTGCCGATGATTATGTGACTAAGCCGTTTTCACCAATTACATTGATTGCCCGGATTAAAGCGTTACATCGACGCGCTGATTTAGGTAAAAACACCACGGCAGAACCAGTGGAAAATGTCGTCAGTGATTTTGATGTCCAAACCGACCACTTTAAGCTCAATACTAAAACGCGGGAAGCTTATTTGGCAGATCAGCAGATTGCTGATTTGACGCCTAAGGAATTTGATTTATTGAAGACGCTTGCGCAAAAACCCCGACAAGTATTCTCGCGTGAACAACTCTTACAACTAGTTTGGGATTATGAATATTATGGGGATGAACGGACGGTTGATGCCCATATTAAAAAGTTGCGGCAAAAGATTGAAAAGGCCGGTCCACAAATTATTCAGACGGTTTGGGGGGTTGGTTATAAGTTTGACGATAGTGGAGTTGACGCTAAATGA
- a CDS encoding DUF998 domain-containing protein, with protein MKAKDFQLTIPADIGERLQLENKTTAKLIVKRGRLVVQFDESRLSIFQKRVLVWPLMLALIASCGYYWFCGWQQHNYVRLTGNDSLATAIIVVGVIMGTLLFAIFFIHDRNNPNNHFAKNIYWRNFPVIVLSFALILGLVLTGSMWLLGLLFRGATFDRFTASIILFVFGIFINFAMIYFALIVDATILTTVLTLVIISGVVISMAVNDQRYWWHHNLSFLGTTDASSGWQFNATLILSALLMLALIDYLFVSLRRTFPKSRQLFVLRVLLTLTAVDLGLVGVFPNNVAYHALHDQVAIFLVYFIIALIVGIRWLLPHISKDFLYLSDGVGIALVVAAILFQVVGYFSLTVFEMVAFVMAFGWLLMLLDRIEALVDLGIESKITRGK; from the coding sequence ATGAAAGCTAAAGATTTTCAATTAACTATTCCAGCTGATATTGGCGAACGCTTACAACTGGAAAATAAAACGACAGCGAAGTTAATCGTTAAACGGGGACGGTTAGTTGTTCAATTCGATGAATCCCGTTTAAGTATTTTTCAAAAGCGGGTTTTGGTATGGCCATTGATGCTAGCTTTGATCGCAAGTTGCGGTTATTACTGGTTTTGTGGGTGGCAACAGCACAACTACGTTCGACTAACCGGGAATGATTCACTGGCAACGGCGATTATTGTCGTGGGCGTTATTATGGGAACGTTACTCTTTGCCATCTTTTTTATTCATGACCGGAATAATCCGAATAATCACTTTGCTAAAAATATTTATTGGCGAAACTTTCCCGTGATTGTCCTATCCTTTGCGCTGATTTTAGGCCTGGTGCTAACGGGCAGTATGTGGTTATTAGGCCTGTTATTTAGAGGGGCGACCTTTGATCGGTTTACGGCCAGTATCATTCTATTTGTGTTTGGTATTTTTATTAATTTTGCCATGATTTATTTTGCGTTAATCGTAGATGCAACCATTTTAACGACGGTATTAACCTTAGTAATTATTAGTGGCGTCGTGATTTCAATGGCAGTCAATGATCAACGTTATTGGTGGCATCATAACCTGAGCTTTTTGGGGACGACGGATGCTTCCAGTGGGTGGCAATTTAATGCGACTTTGATACTGTCAGCGTTATTAATGTTAGCCTTAATTGATTATTTGTTTGTCAGTTTACGGCGTACCTTTCCAAAGTCACGGCAACTCTTTGTTTTAAGAGTATTGTTGACTTTAACGGCTGTTGATTTAGGCTTAGTAGGGGTCTTCCCTAATAATGTGGCTTATCACGCCCTCCATGATCAAGTTGCTATTTTTTTGGTGTATTTTATTATTGCGTTAATTGTTGGGATTCGGTGGCTATTGCCACACATCAGCAAAGACTTTTTGTATTTATCGGATGGGGTTGGTATCGCTTTGGTCGTCGCGGCTATTTTATTTCAAGTGGTGGGCTATTTTTCGTTGACCGTCTTTGAGATGGTGGCTTTTGTGATGGCCTTCGGGTGGTTACTGATGTTACTAGATCGAATTGAAGCGTTGGTTGACCTAGGGATTGAAAGTAAGATTACACGTGGTAAATAA